The following DNA comes from Bos indicus isolate NIAB-ARS_2022 breed Sahiwal x Tharparkar chromosome 3, NIAB-ARS_B.indTharparkar_mat_pri_1.0, whole genome shotgun sequence.
ccccttcctgcaacattttCAGCAGTGAagtgtcctcatttgtaaaatgaaggtaGAAATTCTTAACTTGTAGGTTCTGGGAATATTAGAGGCATTGGCCAGATGCAGAGCTTGGTTCCTGGTATATAACAGATGCTCAGCAAATGACAGCTGGCATTCTATCACCTACATCCTCATGTAGACTCATTTCTACAGTTGCACAATCAACTTGTTCCCATATTAGTATAAGAACATCTATAGTACTCAATAACATTTAAATGAatggaaagcaaaacaaagttCTCACTGCAAACCTATAGTCCACAAAGTAGAATCTTAGTGCAATCACCCTCCCAAGACATTAAGTCAAGGATGCTTTTAAAATCATTGATAGTTCTTGAGAAGATGATGGGATGGTTAAAAGTAATACAGAACATGGCCTCCATTTGGAAACTTAAACATCACTAAAGAAATACTACAAGAGTACTACCTGCTGATTTGAAGAGAACAGTAAAAAGGCCTATGAGacaaagatttaataaaatacaatacCAAGGCACTGAAACAGGAGTTTCTAGTATTTCCTCTGCACTAGTTTTCACTTCATGGTAAAAAGCAGTTAACGAATACCTTCAGGCAATCTGTGAGTATAGGGAAAAGGTCACCATCTGTAGGCCCCAGGGGAGACTATCAATaggggaataaaataaaatactaatgacTCATTCAAGGccacacagaactcaggaaaggaaatctagggatttccctggcagtcccatgATGACAACtatgcttccaaggcagggaatgcaggttggatccctgctcagggaactaagagcccatatggtcaaaaaatttaaaaaaaaaaaaaaaaatccagaaagaaagCAAATCTAGTAtctggatcagatcagatcagatcagtcgctcagtcgtgtccgactctttgcgaccccatgaatcgcagcacgccaggcctccctgtccatcaccaactcctggagttcattgagactcacgtccatcgagtcagtattTGGATAGAGCACCCCAAATCTAGATGCATTTTTAGACACGAGGGCTAAGCTGGTTCCTACATAGTTCTCTGGAGCCCCTCCCCATCTCCAAGTAGGCCTGGATTGAAGCAGTACCTGCGAGTGCCCAGTAGGCGGTGCCCACACATTCATTCAGCAGGACAAAGGCCACTAGCGACATCCCTCCATTCATCATGCCCACCAGGAAGCGAGTTACTGCAAAGAACTCATATGAGGGGGAAAAGCCATTTGCGATAGCAAACAAGATGTCAAGAGCAAAACCTAGAAAGAGAAGAACAGTATGCAATAATCCAGAGGCAAAACACACTTGATGAATGCAATATATATGTTAATTTGTAAAGATAAATCTTTgtgaatttaaattttctaagcTATGGTTTGTATTTAAATCAGTTTCTCTTAAAGATTATCAAGAAAAACTGAGGTTTTCTTTGTTACAAGTTGATTTCTGTCCTCATGTGCAGTTTTCAACTATTCCCAATAATGCTGAAAATTGAAAATTCCTAGCTCATACTCAGCTTGTCAAGTGAACTATGCTGAGTCCTGTGGAGCTCATCTGCATGAATCAACATACAAGATATAAGGAAATGGATATAAGGAAATGGACTAGCAAACCGCCTCAATATTTGTTCTCTGTAGAAGCATGGCATGAATTGGGACCCACAGCTTGCAGAAGGCACCACTAGGAAATGCTTATAATGCAGATACCTGGCCTTTCTCAGGTGTGCTTTAAAATGCTTGGCCAGAAGCACCTGGCTTCTCACcagtgaaataaaaatcagttctGGGTCCACACAGCAATTCCCTGAGAAACTTAAGAAAATGGTCTCCTTACTATTTCTCTGGGAACCTTAGGAAAATAACTTCTCTTATTCAGTTCATGAACACTAACAGATTACCTGTGAGATAGACTTTTTTCCTTCCGAAGCGATCAGAGAGTTGACCAAAAGTGATAACTCCCACAAACACACCACTGAAGAAAAAAGAGCTTGCTGCACTCACTTTGTAAGATCTGTTGGCAATTAAAAACCactagaggaagaaaaaaaaacagagacgttTAAGTCACAGAAAAGACAGATGGATGGAgttagctattttaaaaaagcaaatgtacAACAAAAACTTGTATACTAGAATTTCTCCACTGCATTACCACTATTCACCAGAATTCAACAGAACATCCATCCAGGACAACACCCAAGGAGATTCTGTCTTCAGAAACCCCAGAAATTGTCATTGTAATCTGCTCCCACAGTAGTCTATAAACGTGCTGTTACAGCACTGAACACAGTACAGTATGTAATAGCTAATTACTTACCCGTCTGTTGACTATGTCCTCACTCCAAGTCCCTGCATTTTTAGTCCCTGAATACAGGAAGAGCTGTATGCCattagtttccatttctctgacaCCTAACATACTATATGACATATATGAGGCCAAAAACGAACGGTCCTTTTCTCCAATAAATTAATGGGCTTTAAATCCCTTGAGtattttccttgaaaaatgaTCTATACAatatgattgggcttcccaggtggctcactgctaaagaatcctgcaatgcagaagacttgagtttgatccctaggtcagaaagattccccagaggaggaacCGGTAacatactctagtattcttacctgggaaatcccatgggcagaggagactggtggagtccacagagtcgcaaagagttggacatgacttcgcaattaaataaaaacaaaccatatGATACAGtgattccacttctgagtatacaatacaaaagaactgaaagcagggattCAAACAGGTATTTGTGTGCTaaggttcatagcagcattagttACAACACCCAAAAGGTGGAATGAACCCTAATGTTCATtcacagatgaacggataaacaaaatgtggtatatacatccaatggaatattatacagccttaaaaaggaatgaaattctagcaagctacaacatggatgaactctgactttatgctaagtgaaacaaacagacaaaaagaaaacatattgtgTGATTACATTTATGAGTGTGACACTgcaatttataataagaaatatatatttggtttttaaCCACTGTTCCTATAACATAGCTCTTGAAGCCCTTGTAATTTCCTATGTAAGAATTACagggctatcttttttttttttttttaaggagtcagTAATTCCTTTTTTTACTTCAAACAACTTcagacaatattttaaagatttttatacaTAAGCTAACATacagcttatttttcttttatgagagAAATGTACGAACAGTACCCTTAATTATACCTCTGCAAATAGGGCATTTTCTTAGAGAAGGGGCACATTCCTGGCATACTACCAGATGACCACAAGGAATGAATACAATAGAAACTTCTTTGTCCATACACACTTTACAAGTTCTTTCTTCTTGCAGCCTTCTCAACTGCTCTTCCAGGGACAGACCTGAAACATCTGTTGGAATatacttcatattcttttccacaaaCAAGTTCTTATATAATGTAGGGTCAATTTCCTTAAGACAGTTTTTGAAGATGTTGGCAGCACTATTTCCTTTAACTAAAACGGTATCAATCAGTTCTCTTGCTTGTAAAGGTATCTGTGTTTTTTGCTTAATAATATCATGCTCCTGTTTATTAATTACATTGGCCTTTAAAAGATTATCCAGGATAGGAAGCACACACGTCAACTGTTGAAAGAGAGCCATTCTATTCCTCCGAAGTAATGACAAATCATCTGATGCTGTTTCTTCAgtttgtctttccttctcttcctccttttcttcttctcttttctcatcttcaGCATTAAGAAGTGCTGACACAATATCATTAACTGTTTTGTAATTCTCTCCAGTTGTTAGGATTTTACTCTGAACTGTCCGCTTTACCAGGCTTCTACTAAAGCCCATTTCCAAGGCAGCTTTAACCACAGGTGTATTCATCATGACTGCATCGTCTGAAGAACTTTCTCCAGGTCCAAAATGAACAATTGGTGGATCAGCATTTTCATCTCCAGAAGTATTTGCAGTTGACAAGAGCTGTTCAAGAAGATGAGGATATCTGGCTTGAATCTCACTAACAAACTCCTGCCCTTTCATTCGTATCAAGAACTCACACCTTGGAAACCATTTGGCGTGTTCTACCCATGGGTCATCTCCAGATTCCCAACACCTTAAGCCACCATCACAACAAAAGCACTTGACATCGTCGTTGCGACCTACATAATAGAAACCAGCACTTGCAAGCTGCTCGGGCTGAACTGATACAGTAGATGGCCAGTACATAAATGTTCTCAGGCGAGCTGCATGTGTCTGCATACTCAAATTTGAAATGCTGAACCTCAGCGTTTTTTCCagagaattttccaaaaatggACAGCTGGGAAAATGTTTCTGGTGTTCTAACATGGCATCATCCTTTGGTTCCCAGTTATTTAGCGTCCCACCACAGGCAAAGCAGGCTACCCTGTCTCCAGGTCCTATATAATAAAAGCCAGCTCTTGCCAATTCTGATGGTGACAGAAAGGTTAATGGCCACATTTGATAAGTAAGAAATCTCGCTTCTTCAGTACTCATGGCATAACTGTAGGGGTTAGTCCTCAATGGGGAAAAGTCTTCGACTGCTCGAGAATTAATAGGGTTTGGTGAAAGGTTGGAATAAGAACCACTGAATGATCTACCATGTTCCAAAGTGGGTGATAATGAGTGCGTAAAACTGTTTCTCATTGGAGAAGAAGCATTCTTAGAAGTAGATTCCAGACTAGTAACAGAAACTAGATTCTGAATAAAGCTACAGCTCGGATACAGTTGTTTATGCTTCTCAATAGGATTGTCTCCTTGTTTCCAGTTATCCAGCATCAGGCCACAACAGAAGCATTTGACCTTGTCATTCACACCAGTGTAATAAAAACCAGCACGAGCAAGACTCCTTTCTGAGACAGGAACACCGGCGGGGAAAGTTGAATATGTAGACATTCGGTAGAGCTCACATGAAAAGTCGTatgtcattttttgtttgttgccAATCGTCCAATTTGACAAGACTGTGCTGTCTTCCATCACACtcttgatttttactttttgacaGCAAAAATCCTTTACatgaaatttttcttctcttcacattagtttgttttttttttttcaccattaaaaaagaatcaaatgataGGCTCCTACTTACATAAAATTCACTACACCTTCTTTACTGGATTTACATCTGAATTTACACTCAGGCAGGATGACTCTATCTCCTATATTATCAAAATACTATTTAATACTCTTTAGGACTATATTAACTCAAGTACTATCTCTGTTCACTATTTGGTATAATACTAAGCAGACTGAAAGAAGTTGAGAcacttttgaaaatatgtttaacaCTCCTTGATTTTTCAAGGAAGTTTATATTCCCAAAATTCTAAACAAAGACACAATACTTATGCCTTTAATTTGCTTTTGGTTACAAATCACATAGCCTGGATATCAAGCCAATTAATGGCCAtcctataagagaaaaaaaactatatgcagacttttttccctccaagcactcttaatatattttttataaaaaaaatcttttattctaGTAAACAATAAGTCTTCATATGGTCACATTATCTAAAGGCTAATTTCACATAGCTTATCATCATAGTATTTACTTAAGAAAGTTAAAGTAGCTTCAGTTAACAATTTTGGAGGATGTCAACACCTACAAGCATTGTTGAACCTGTATCTGTTATACTGTGTATGATGTTAAAACTCACAAGCCACTAACTCATCTTTGTTAATACTgtctatatttgttttcatttcctgcaGCATCATTATGTTGTCTTTCTTCCTAACTTTGCATACCACTTTATAATATTTGGTCAACTGAAGGTATTGCCTCCATAAACTAGTTAACCATAAGGTTTCTACAGCAGAACCTTTTTACATAACTTGTCTTTCATTTAAGAATCATGCATCTACAATATCACTCATTTTGTATTTAAAGGTAAATCAAGTTTATCAAGATACAGCTTGACTGTTCTAGTATTATCACAAATGCCTAACAAGATCTTATCACCAACACTGCTTATGCATAATATGCCAGTAATTAAGTCTACTAGCCTTGTTTCTGAAAacccttcatattttaaaagtataagtcATACACAAAATTACACTCCACAGAATTCAAACGATATCCCTTTATAAAGTTTCTGGGTGTCCATAATGGGATTTATTActgcaggggaaaaaatgaggggaaaaaagtagATTCTTCAGGGCTGTAAATCGCGGGGCCGGCGCAGCAGACGCGGAAACTGCTCAGCCGCCCGGAGCCTCCTCAGACCCTTGAACGCGACGCCGGCAGAAGGGGGCGGCCGGGTGGCTGAGCTCCAGCGCGCCACAGGGCGGCTGAGCTCCAGCGCGCCACAGGCTCCCCGCCCGCGCGAGGCCCACGCCGACAgggctatctttaaaaaaaaaaactttttatatgattttggggtagagccaattaacaatgttgtgtcaatttcaagtgaacagcaaagggactcagtcacacatgtacacatacctattctcccctcccctccaggctgtcacTTAACACTGAACAGAGCTCcacatgctgtacagtaggttcctGTTGGTTAcccgttttaaatatagcagtgtgtacacgtccattccaaactccctaactctcccCTCAGGGGGTATATTTttttataagatttatttttccagttcCTGAAAAAGCTTCAGAGCAATAAAGCTAAAACAGGTGTCTTTTATCATTTGTAACAAGCCCCTTTCAATCACACCGAGCttattatgttaatgaggtgGCTTTTGGAAAGCCTCATAGATAGGGGCTGGTTGTCAGGGGAGCCAACCATGTaaagagggttggaactttcagccccTCCCTCCAGGCCTCTGGGCAGGGGAGAGCGATTGGAGGTTGAATCAACTGCCAATGGCCAAAGGCTTAATCAATCATGCCTTCATAATGAAGCTGCCAAAAAATCCAAAAAGATGTggtttggagagcttccaggtCACTGAACTTGTGCTGGTACTGGGAGGGCAGTTGAGCTCTGAGGGTGTGGAAGCTCTGTTCTCTTCCATCCGTCTACACCTTGCCCTGTGCACCTCTTCTACCTGGCTGTTCTGGAGTTACAGCTTTTTATAATAAATCAGTAGtctagtaaataaaatgtttgagtTCTGGGAAATTCCCTAGCAAATTAATCCAACCAAAGGAGGAGGTAAGAGGACCCTCTGATTTACAATCAGCTTATCAGAAGCACAGGAAATAGCCTGAACTTGTGACTGGTGTCTGAAGGGGGCAGAGGGGGCAGTCCTGTGGGATGGAACCCTGACCTGTGAGACCTGATGTTAACTCAGGTAGATGGTATCAGACCTGAACCAAACTGTAGTACACCCTGCTGGTATGGCAGAACAGCCTGATGTGGGaaccccaccctgccccctaACTCCCACCCACACGTATCTGTTGGCAGAAGTGTCTGAAGGGAAGTAGCTGCCAGTAGAGGAGATACTGGAGGAGTGTTTTTCCTTCACCTGGACTAATCAAATCCCCAGAGACAAAGCAGcatagtggttaccaggggctgggagagtGAGGATTACCTGTTAGTTTGGGATAATGACAGAGTTGTTGAGGTGGATAGTGGTGATGTTTGCACAaagatgtgaatgtatttaatgtccctcgactgtacactttaaaatgacaTGCTTTATGCTATGtatgttttaccacaataaaaaagaatccCTGGAGTACTGTGTgtcttagttgttcagtcgtgtctgactctttgtgacctatggactgtagccccccaggctcctctgtccatgggatttcccaggcaagaatactggagtgggttgccatttccttctccaagggatcttcccaacccagggactgaacctgggtctcctgcattgcaggcagattctttaccattagggaAACTTACAAGCTCAAAGAGAAAGCAATCACCTTCTACTTAAAATGCCATTATCTTTAGACCTAGCTAGTGACGTGTTACGGTGACCTTTGCTAACAGAGATGAAAGCCAACCTGTGTCTCAGATGTGACCTCAGAGAACCAAGAGACTGCTCATCTCTCCCCTCCACAGCCCCTTTCCTGGGCTCAGCAAAGACAAGTTTAACAAAGCCCCTTCTCAAAAACTTGCATGGAGACACCTCTTACTTGTCCCTTTTCTATCCTTCAAACTGCTCCTGTCCCACGCTTTGACAATCAGTTGTTATGGCCCAAAGCACATCTAACTCCtctccttctcttgtatttcctgcagGACCAGATGGATAAAGATCTTGACAAGACATCTTTAggcaacaacaacacacacaaacatttagGCACTGGAAAATAAACAAGGATGAAGCCCCTCACTAATTCTGTGCTTTACTACTTCTGAGTTCTTCTGTCCTTCACATGCAGTTCTTAACAAGATTAATTAACTATTTTCCTAGCCCTTCATGGATTAGAAATAATAATCTAGGCTGCTACTGCCCTTAAAAATAGTAATCAGGCAGTTACTGCTCTTGGTGGCAGTCGTAATTTAAATAAGAGAGTGATGGAAGATCTATGACCAAAAACTGAACTATACTCCAGGT
Coding sequences within:
- the LOC109555878 gene encoding baculoviral IAP repeat-containing protein 2; amino-acid sequence: MEDSTVLSNWTIGNKQKMTYDFSCELYRMSTYSTFPAGVPVSERSLARAGFYYTGVNDKVKCFCCGLMLDNWKQGDNPIEKHKQLYPSCSFIQNLVSVTSLESTSKNASSPMRNSFTHSLSPTLEHGRSFSGSYSNLSPNPINSRAVEDFSPLRTNPYSYAMSTEEARFLTYQMWPLTFLSPSELARAGFYYIGPGDRVACFACGGTLNNWEPKDDAMLEHQKHFPSCPFLENSLEKTLRFSISNLSMQTHAARLRTFMYWPSTVSVQPEQLASAGFYYVGRNDDVKCFCCDGGLRCWESGDDPWVEHAKWFPRCEFLIRMKGQEFVSEIQARYPHLLEQLLSTANTSGDENADPPIVHFGPGESSSDDAVMMNTPVVKAALEMGFSRSLVKRTVQSKILTTGENYKTVNDIVSALLNAEDEKREEEKEEEKERQTEETASDDLSLLRRNRMALFQQLTCVLPILDNLLKANVINKQEHDIIKQKTQIPLQARELIDTVLVKGNSAANIFKNCLKEIDPTLYKNLFVEKNMKYIPTDVSGLSLEEQLRRLQEERTCKVCMDKEVSIVFIPCGHLVVCQECAPSLRKCPICRGIIKGTVRTFLS